From one Montipora capricornis isolate CH-2021 chromosome 10, ASM3666992v2, whole genome shotgun sequence genomic stretch:
- the LOC138019166 gene encoding uncharacterized protein yields MLQHKSTIGIPFSPNKELITMRVIQFLLVFILHNLNTTQANCQARCEQTKGRTTDTGLTNRALVGHSFKNFTVNKPFDCHRLCFVEKCRCQAYQMKGKHSCELLDEDRFAAPDDFVEEQGYEYYDMRREYEKATHNPCANQPCSNKCCEENPCSNGGTCTELCDNAKQKFNCTCAIGYVGKFCEKKSPISCKQLQLEAKKPKRSTVYTLYDPASKSFYQTFCDFTSENGFVWTLLDSFSLANKIYYNAQPLSQDYPLNQNSFKWNKFRLSLPIMNSTLSHSTHFRATCNFNTDGLVKRDYLRGKTTDFNILLLLKTDSCEKMEYINIRGYDCYNCTAKMTQQNWHLHCDSHNVDPCQFTSARNGAVKLHGGEDNFGFYRTINPSHRCTSNDNATTQWWFGEQ; encoded by the exons ATGTTACAACATAAAAGTACCATTGGCATACCTTTTTCCCCAAACAAAGAACTAATCACAATGCGAGTGATTCAATTCCTACTCGTGTTTATTCTTCACAATTTAAACACAACGCAAGCAAATTGTCAGGCGAGATGTGAACAGACAAAAGGGCGAACCACCGATACAGGATTGACAAACCGTGCATTGGTGGGACACAGCTTCAAGAACTTTACTGTGAACAAACCGTTCGACTGTCATCGGCTCTGCTTTGTTGAGAAATGCAGATGTCAAGCCTACCAAATGAAGGGCAAGCACAGCTGTGAGTTGCTTGACGAAGACAGGTTTGCGGCCCCTGATGACTTTGTAGAAGAACAAGGTTACGAGTACTATGACATGAGAAGAGAATATGAGAAAGCG ACACACAACCCATGTGCAAATCAACCATGCAGTAACAAGTGCTGTGAGGAGAATCCCTGTTCTAATGGAGGGACATGCACCGAGCTGTGCGACAACGCCAAACAAAAGTTCAACTGCACATGCGCGATCGGATATGTTGGAAAATTCTGTGAGAAGAAAAGTCCTATATCTTGCAAGCAGCTACAACTGGAAGCAAAGAAGCCAAAACGTTCTACTGTATACACTTTGTATGATCCTGCAAGCAAGTCTTTCTACCAAACTTTCTGTGATTTCACTTCTGAAAATGGATTCGTTTGGACTCTACTCGATTCCTTCAGCTTAGCCAACAAAATCTATTACAATGCACAGCCTTTATCCCAGGATTACCCATTGAACCAGAACTCTTTTAAGTGGAACAAGTTTCGCTTGTCACTGCCGATAATGAATTCAACGCTGAGCCATTCTACGCACTTCCGAGCAACTTGCAACTTCAACACTGATGGACTGGTAAAAAGGGATTACTTAAGAGGCAAGACAACTGATTTCAACATCCTGTTGTTGCTAAAAACGGATTCATGCGAAAAGATGGAGTATATCAATATCAGAGGCTATGACTGTTATAACTGCACAGCCAAGATGACTCAACAAAATTGGCACCTTCACTGCGATTCACACAACGTGGATCCTTGCCAGTTCACTAGTGCTCGTAATGGCGCTGTTAAGCTTCATGGTGGAGAAGATAACTTTGGATTTTACCGCACAATCAACCCTTCACACAGATGCACGTCCAATGATAATGCCACAACGCAGTGGTGGTTCGGAGAACAGTAA
- the LOC138018768 gene encoding chondroitin sulfate synthase 3-like, producing the protein MVSIRQCVFLLLGLFLGFNITLFVRQNQCRLIYASHIRPKTLTKELGNRNFLFVGVMTAEQLVQTRAKAVYATWGKNVPGKITFFSSGETGKRLGLPVVSLPDVDDTYPPLKKSLMMIKYMHDFHIDDYEWFMRADDDVYVRNDRLVRFLRSLNSSDDVHLGHAGVGAKEELGMLSLNPGDNYCIGGPGVILSRSVLKKVAPHLEHCLKTAPTTHEDVEVGRCIQLYAGVQCTWAYEMRTLFFHHYTEKGQIFHADLNTKTIRDAITLHPIKEPAYMHRLHLHFMNERIQHLQYEAVKLQRVLRNMDRLIQAEDTALPPQKKVNLQDIRDFHHQLPRNSTEQWNMFTSSSLYFDGMLRSPGTSIRGALKIELTNTLERNSEFLKEEARRTPHSGSMKIQKVNYGYQRFHPLYGIQHIMQLTVKTEKKIRTEKTGKTRQINTSSERWFHTQLPFGNLLHSAEPMTDTSSYVHFLVPLEGRLETFRRFMKNFEEICLKPRLMVKLVVAYSSHVSSPDQHKAILKKYQDKYPFADLIWIDVAGSFSRGIALSLAADQFDRSALLFLCDVDLVFSKAFVDRCRMNTALGRRVYFPIMFSQFDPQISHTNNSLPDSYYSVNKDAGIWRTYSYGPACIYHQDLHAVGGFDTRIKGWGWEDVDLYEKFVNHTEIDVFRAADPNLIHIYHPVNCDPNLPGRQLILCKGSQASGLANQKALVKAMIEMSKDTRHSQHIL; encoded by the exons ATGGTTTCGATTCGTCAATGTGTATTTCTTCTCCTTGGTCTTTTTCTTGGCTTCAATATCACCTTGTTTGTGAGACAGAATCAATGCCGTTTGATTTATGCAAGTCACATCCGACCAAAGACTTTAACCAAAGAACTTGGAAACCGTAATTTCTTATTTGTTGGTGTTATGACCGCCGAACAGTTAGTGCAGACTCGAGCTAAGGCAGTGTACGCTACATGGGGAAAGAATGTTCCAGGAAAAATAACGTTCTTTTCAAGCGGTGAAACTGGCAAAAGGCTCGGTTTGCCGGTTGTTAGTCTACCTGATGTTGATGATACGTATCCACCGCTAAAGAAGTCTTTGATGATGATTAAATACATGCACGACTTCCACATCGATGACTACGAGTGGTTTATGCGAGCAGATGACGATGTCTACGTCCGAAACGACAGATTGGTTCGCTTCTTACGTTCGCTAAACAGTTCCGATGATGTTCATCTCGGACACGCAGGTGTTGGAGCAAAGGAGGAACTTGGAATGCTCAGCCTAAATCCCGGGGACAACTATTGTATAGGTGGACCGGGGGTGATATTAAGCCGAAGTGTTTTAAAAAAGGTTGCCCCTCATTTGGAACATTGTTTAAAAACAGCACCAACAACACACGAGGATGTTGAAGTTGGACGATGCATTCAGCTTTACGCTGGAGTGCAGTGCACCTGGGCTTACGAG ATGAGAACGCTTTTTTTCCATCACTACACGGAGAAGGGGCAAATATTTCACGCTGATCTCAACACCAAGACCATTCGTGATGCCATCACGTTGCATCCTATTAAGGAGCCTGCCTACATGCATCGTTTACACTTACATTTCATGAACGAGCGAATTCAACATTTACAATATGAAGCTGTTAAGCTGCAACGCGTTTTAAGAAACATGGATCGGCTCATACAAGCTGAAGATACCGCGCTTCCGCCTCAGAAAAAAGTTAACCTTCAAGATATAAGAGATTTTCACCATCAACTGCCAAGAAATAGTACTGAACAATGGAACATGTTCACTTCAAGCTCCCTCTACTTTGATGGCATGTTACGGTCTCCGGGGACAAGTATCCGTGGAGCACTGAAAATTGAACTAACCAATACACTGGAAAGGAACTCTGAGTTTCTAAAAGAGGAGGCAAGGAGGACTCCGCATTCTGGGAGCATGAAAATCCAGAAGGTAAATTATGGTTACCAACGCTTTCATCCTTTGTATGGCATTCAACACATTATGCAATTAACAGTAAAAACGGAAAAGAAGATTCGCACCGAGAAGACTGGAAAAACCAGACAAATTAACACTTCAAGTGAAAGATGGTTTCATACCCAGCTTCCATTTGGAAACCTGTTACACAGCGCCGAACCAATGACCGATACTTCGTCGTATGTCCACTTTCTTGTCCCTTTGGAAGGGCGCTTGGAAACATTTCGTCGTtttatgaaaaattttgaagagaTCTGTTTAAAACCAAGATTGATGGTAAAGCTCGTTGTAGCATATTCGTCCCATGTCTCCTCTCCCGACCAGCACAAAGCCATACTAAAGAAATATCAAGATAAATATCCTTTTGCGGATCTCATCTGGATTGACGTTGCGGGTAGCTTTTCACGCGGGATCGCCCTTTCTCTTGCAGCTGATCAGTTTGACCGATCGGCTTTGTTATTCTTATGTGATGTTGACTTGGTCTTCAGCAAAGCATTTGTTGATCGCTGTCGAATGAACACAGCACTTGGCAGAAGAGTTTATTTTCCGATCATGTTCAGTCAGTTTGATCCTCAAATATCGCACACTAACAATAGCCTCCCTGACTCGTACTACAGCGTTAACAAAGATGCAGGAATTTGGCGAACATATTCCTATGGGCCTGCCTGCATATATCATCAAGATCTGCACGCTGTCGGAGGGTTTGACACAAGAATCAAAGGCTGGGGGTGGGAAGATGTGGATTTGTACGAAAAATTTGTGAACCACACAGAGATCGACGTATTTCGAGCAGCCGATCCTAATCTTATACATATTTACCATCCAGTAAACTGCGATCCCAATCTTCCTGGACGACAATTGATACTTTGTAAAGGATCACAAGCATCGggattagccaatcaaaaagcattAGTGAAAGCAATGATAGAAATGTCTAAGGATACAAGGCACTCTCAACACATATTATGA
- the LOC138018769 gene encoding zinc finger CCCH domain-containing protein 18-like has protein sequence MLPIPGQYPSPFPKPPVIPPVPAEAIVQGPVMTSYQDHEEQVDEIVPELPAAAKKETAWERGLKLAKEIKKAAQKRKEEDADFEEKRMVLGITAEDNDDENDKENLTRRREMLRNRVEKELIVDEDDARYRRGGDIVSRWRDKRPTSPMHYKDRDRRKRRGNRSPSSSPERDRRNRRRTGDSEKVKTRTKDTTRERDKERSKKTAAAKDTATDGKPGERLKSKRNRMLLKKTKQLGKQQEQEQQQQQQQQQQRQETNLEQRKTEPDDRRKIKVPEKGESADVKPTKETDKKVELIGGGAEEKDKLKTKVLGISSSRLPNDEWIDPWQRTTSPKRHSVSSASSRSRSSSSSSDSSRSSRSRSHSGSESRSTSHSASRSRSRSASHTPSRSPSRSHSRSRSKTRSRSGSVSSASEHSSSSSSKSATVEVKPGVGWEEKNEKQASHDSSDSESGSESESNPSISKSKSKSKSPDSVPKSPVKPKPTPDKGPRTPPKESTLTRNVKDVKDRKNRFEYGRRERIEKGRPMRQGASWNRRLEGSRLTDDHNRDRDYHSRTRKNLDRRRRSRSPARARNGDRRRLDEGRTRERSSSADSMEHALARPSSPRPTRERGGLRRGSGVSSSDTESASSDSESESEEEEEEDRNLVRTRRAGPETDQVKRNIPLSSGNIRYTGHKDIKLTLNKSVSRPDREETKPPSHHPPQERTEASSSSEKQVVAKKRTRDSSPVLEASNLARDVVSSSVPAQTPNKNDKRSADSQVDTATSGKANTANTSSRREELLRELKAVEDAIARKRARIE, from the exons ATGCTTCCCATCCCTGGTCAGTATCCCAGTCCGTTTCCAAAACCACCAGTTATTCCTCCAGTCCCAGCTGAGGCTATTGTTCAAGGTCCTGTGATGACATCATATCAAGACCACGAGGAGCAGGTG GATGAGATTGTGCCCGAGCTTCCAGCTGCTGCCAAGAAAGAAACAGCTTGGGAAAGAGGATTAAAACTGGCTAAAGAA ATAAAGAAAGCAGCGCAGAAGCGCAAAGAGGAAGACGCGGATTTTGAGGAGAAACGTATGGTGCTGGGTATCACAGCTGAGGACAATGACGATGAAAATGATAAAGAAAACTTAACTCGACGACGCGAGATGTTGCGCAATAGGGTGGAGAAGGAGTTAATAGTTGATGAGGATGATGCGAGGTATCGCAGAGGAGGAGATATTGTTTCTCGATGGAGGGACAAACGACCAACCTCGCCCATGCACTACAAG GATCGGGACAGgcggaaaagaagaggaaatcGATCACCATCTTCCTCGCCTGAAAG AGATCGGCGGAATAGGCGAAGGACTGGAGACAGTGAAAAAGTCAAGACAAGAACCAAGGACACAACGAGAGAGCGAGACAAAGAACGGAGCAAAAAAACTGCAGCAGCTAAAGATACAGCCACGGACGGAAAACCAGGGGAAAGGTTAAAAAGCAAAAGGAACAGAATGCTGCTGAAGAAAACCAAGCAACTGGGGAAA caacaagaacaagaacaacaacaacaacaacaacaacaacagcagcgtCAAGAAACGAATCTGGAACAGAGAAAGACTGAGCCAGATGATAGAAGAAAGATTAAAGTACCGGAAAAAGGGGAGAGCGCTGATGTAAAACCAACTAAGGAAACTGACaagaaagtagaattaattggCGGTGGAGCTGAAGAAAAGgacaaattgaaaacaaaagtattGGGTATCTCAAGTTCAAGGTTACCGAACGACGAATGGATAGATCCATGGCAAAGAACAACTTCTCCCAAGCGACATTCAGTGTCATCAGCCAGCTCAAGGAGCCGCTCATCCTCGTCTTCGTCAGATTCGTCTCGCTCTTCACGGTCACGTTCACATTCGGGATCCGAGTCACGCTCCACATCACATTCTGCTTCTCGTTCTCGGTCACGTTCTGCTTCGCATACGCCTTCCAGGTCTCCGTCGCGGTCGCACTCTAGATCTCGATCAAAAACACGTTCCAGATCTGGTTCGGTTTCTTCAGCGAGTGAGCATTCCAGCTCATCAAGCAGTAAAAGTGCCACAGTGGAGGTGAAACCTGGTGTGGGATGGGAGGAGAAGAACGAAAAACAAGCGTCACACGATTCGTCTGATTCAGAATCCGGATCTGAATCAGAATCCAATCCATCAATATCGAAATCCAAATCCAAATCCAAATCGCCTGATTCGGTTCCTAAAAGCCCTGTTAAACCAAAACCCACTCCTGACAAAGGGCCTCGAACCCCGCCAAAGGAATCCACATTGACTCGCAATGTCAAGGATGTTAAGGATAGAAAAAATCGCTTTGAGTATGGAAGAAGAGAAAGAATCGAGAAAGGACGGCCAATGCGGCAAGGTGCTTCATGGAATAGGCGACTGGAAGGATCAAGGCTTACAGATGATCACAACAG AGATCGAGATTATCATTCCCGGACAAGGAAGAATCTGGATCGACGCAGAAGATCACGCTCACCGGCACGAGCTAGG AATGGTGATCGTCGGCGCCTCGACGAAGGAAGAAC TCGGGAACGTTCTTCAAGTGCTGATAGTATGGAACATGCGTTGGCCCGACCAAGTTCTCCTCGTCCTACACGAGAGCGTGGTGGACTGCGCCGCGGTTCTGGAGTGTCATCAAGCGATACTGAAAGTGCAAGCAGTGACTCGGAGAGTGAatcagaggaagaagaagaagaagatcgaAACCTGGTCAGAACCCGCCGGGCAGGGCCTGAGACTGACCAAGTCAAGCGCAATATACCATTATCAAGCGGGAACATCAGATACACCGGTCATAAAGATATAAAACTTACTTTGAATAAg TCTGTATCAAGGCCTGACAGAGAAGAGACAAAGCCACCTTCCCATCATCCCCCACAGGAAAGAACAGAAGCCAGCAGTAGCAGTGAAAAACAAGTGGTTGCAAAGAAACGTACACGTGATTCATCCCCAGTCCTTGAGGCTTCAAACCTTGCAAGGGACGTGGTTTCGTCATCAGTCCCTGCGCAGACTCCAAACAAAAACGATAAAAGGTCTGCAGATTCACAAGTTGACACTGCTACATCCGGGAAAGCAAATACCGCAAACACTTCCTCCAGGAGAGAAGAACTACTCCGTGAACTTAAAGCTGTCGAAGACGCCATCGCCAGAAAACGAGCAAGAATCgaataa